A genomic segment from Lutibacter sp. A80 encodes:
- a CDS encoding RagB/SusD family nutrient uptake outer membrane protein yields the protein MKYIIIKFAIALLTIFTIGSCSDDILNTEASDSFTEDAIYSDVNQAKLVVVTAYNTTDSWAINRSQWWTQRIGIEGASWEAKFNFKDLDTPYKMRGGWSPSNAGLAFNNRWATSWDYVKLINEFLEKIEGSEAMEEAPEEVAQLKAEMTFLRAFTYFNLVKYYGGVPIIKKSFGLDDEFNLSRDSFEDCVDFIVNDLDEAALILPMEASEFGRATKLSALAVKSRVLLYAASELHDPSTVPNGSIYDYTKSTKWQDAADAAKAVIDLVGDRDLIPVANATEYQNLFLHKNQDILFGRSYGSLYAEMANDINTLPDQAQSPNGYTGWGLSSPSHNFTLEFNMKDGSRTNNETFDALNINEGREMRYYANLLFQGADFRGRNVDYALADNPSDETPDGLDSPKGLGNQLHSSKTGYNIRKFQDESLSTLTTFSVDRPYIMYRLAEIYLNYAEAMYYIDENIARDYVNKVSNRALQPNIDVSGAALLEAIKRERRVELCFEGHNFFDERRWMNQDHIGGYDIRGLKWTKSIDGTLNYEEYTVVNRPWFDYRYYLPIPQTEIDKDASLEQNYGY from the coding sequence ATGAAATATATAATAATAAAATTTGCGATTGCACTGTTAACTATTTTTACAATAGGGAGTTGTAGTGATGATATTTTAAATACAGAAGCAAGTGATTCTTTTACAGAAGATGCAATTTATAGTGATGTTAACCAAGCAAAACTTGTGGTGGTTACAGCTTATAATACTACAGATAGTTGGGCTATAAATCGCTCCCAATGGTGGACACAAAGAATAGGGATAGAAGGAGCTTCTTGGGAAGCTAAATTTAACTTTAAAGATCTAGATACTCCTTATAAAATGAGAGGAGGGTGGTCACCAAGTAATGCAGGATTGGCATTTAATAATAGATGGGCAACTTCTTGGGATTATGTGAAACTAATAAATGAATTTTTAGAAAAAATAGAAGGTAGTGAAGCAATGGAGGAAGCTCCAGAAGAAGTAGCACAATTAAAAGCGGAAATGACATTTTTAAGAGCTTTTACCTATTTTAATTTAGTTAAATATTATGGAGGTGTTCCAATTATTAAAAAATCGTTTGGATTGGATGATGAATTTAATTTATCTAGAGATAGTTTTGAAGATTGTGTAGATTTTATAGTGAATGATTTGGATGAAGCTGCTCTTATTTTACCAATGGAAGCTTCAGAGTTTGGTAGAGCAACTAAACTGTCAGCTTTAGCGGTTAAATCAAGAGTTTTACTGTATGCTGCAAGTGAGTTACATGACCCGAGTACTGTACCAAATGGATCTATTTATGATTATACAAAATCAACAAAATGGCAAGATGCAGCAGATGCTGCAAAGGCAGTAATAGATTTAGTTGGAGATCGTGATTTAATTCCTGTTGCGAATGCTACAGAATACCAAAATTTATTTTTACACAAAAATCAAGATATTTTATTTGGACGTTCGTATGGAAGTTTATATGCAGAAATGGCTAACGATATTAATACATTGCCAGATCAAGCACAATCACCTAATGGTTATACTGGTTGGGGATTAAGTTCACCTTCACACAATTTTACTCTAGAATTTAATATGAAAGATGGAAGTAGAACTAATAATGAAACTTTTGATGCATTAAACATAAATGAAGGAAGAGAGATGAGGTATTATGCAAACCTTTTATTTCAAGGGGCTGATTTTCGAGGCCGTAATGTAGATTATGCTTTGGCAGATAACCCAAGCGATGAAACTCCTGATGGATTAGACTCTCCTAAAGGGTTAGGAAACCAATTACATTCATCTAAAACTGGTTATAATATAAGGAAATTTCAAGATGAAAGTTTATCTACTTTAACAACCTTTTCTGTAGATCGTCCTTATATTATGTACAGATTGGCTGAAATTTATTTAAATTATGCTGAAGCTATGTATTATATAGATGAAAATATTGCTCGTGATTATGTTAATAAAGTATCAAACAGGGCATTACAACCAAATATAGATGTTAGCGGAGCAGCTCTATTAGAAGCTATTAAAAGAGAAAGAAGGGTAGAGCTTTGCTTTGAAGGACATAACTTTTTTGATGAAAGAAGATGGATGAATCAAGACCATATAGGAGGATATGATATTAGAGGATTAAAATGGACAAAATCTATTGATGGTACATTGAATTATGAAGAGTATACAGTTGTAAATAGACCTTGGTTTGATTATAGATATTATTTGCCAATTCCACAAACAGAGATAGATAAAGACGCTTCATTAGAACAAAATTATGGATATTAA